The Bacteroidia bacterium DNA window ATAGAAACCTTTCGGGTTGTTTAATTATCTGATTATCAGAAGTTCTTTGGGCTTATGGAAAATAACTACTTAATCCTAAGTCTTTACCGAAGTATTTTTAGCGGATTTCGGGGGTTTAAATGAATGGATAAATCGAAACCCAATAAATCAAATATCTATAAAAATTATATTTTTATACAAGAAATATCTTGTAGTTTTGTCTAACTAATGCGTTGGTTTGAACTAAAGCTATTCCTTACTCACCTTACTTTCCGGAAGGCGTGGAATTATTGTCTGTTGTTTCTTTCTTTTCATCTTTCAAGGGTTTTAAAGCGGGTTATTCATCTGGGGAATCCTGCCTCTATCGGGATTGAACCTACCAATTTTTGCAATTTAAGATGTCCGGAATGCCCTTCCGGCCTGCGTTCTTTTACGCGGCCAAGCGGTATGCTGGACCCTGCTTTGTTTCAACGCTTTATTGATGAAGTACACCCAAATCTATGCTATTTGCTACTGTACTTTCAAGGAGAACCCTATTTGAATCCACAATTCTTAGACCTCGTTAAATATGCTGCTTCCCAAAATATCATTACTACCACCAGCACAAATGGCCATTTTTTGGATGATACCCGCGCACGTGAAACTGTAGAAAGTGGATTGCACCGCCTGATTATCTCCCTTGACGGCCTGACCCAAGAAACATACCAAAAATATAGAATCGGTGGAAACCTCGAAAAAGTGCTAACCGGTATCCAAAATGTAATCGCGTGGAAACAAAAACTTAAATCAAAAACTCCTTATATCCTACTCCAATTCATCGTTTTCAGAACCAATGAACATGAAATTGACGCTGTACATAATCTTGGCAAAAAGCTAAATGTAGATGCCGTCTTGATTAAAACGGCTCAAATTTATGACTATGAAAATGGTAACGCCCTCATCCCAACCCAAGAAAAATACAGCCGCTACCGAAAACTACCCAATGGAAAATACCAAATCAAAAATAGGTTAGAAAACCAATGCTGGAGGCTCTGGCAAGGCATGGAGGTTACTTGGGATGGAAAAATACTCCCCTGCTGCTTTGATAAAGACGCTGCCTATCTAATGGGAAATTTCCCACAAAAAACAATTCAGGAAATTTGGCGTAATGAAAACTATCTATCATTTAGAAGAACTATTTTATCCGGCAGAAAAAATATCCCTATGTGCCAAAACTGCACCGAAGGAACTAAGGTTTTTGAATAGCTGATTACATCTTAAAGCAGCACTATTGGCTTTTTAGGAATATATCTCTACAAATCCTGTCGTAGTTCCCTTTTTTAGCTAACTTTGTTTTTGGTGGTGAGAGTTTGCTCAGCGTTATGTGAATAACGCAAAGGCAAACTTTCTCTGCCTATTAATAACTTTTAAATCCAATTAACTATGGCGATTGACTTTGAAACTATTCATAACAGTTTTGACGGAATGATGTTAGACCTATGTGTTCTATGTGGAGGTTCATGTGAAAAAAACGAAATCACCTTGTTTTTACCAGGTGAAGCTGAATATGTAGCCAATAAACTGAACCTAAGTCTATCTAAATTTGCCGAACAATATTGCAATATTGTTAAATATAAAAATAATGACATTTACCTGCTAAAAGTAGGTATTTGCCCATTTTTAGATACCAATTATCGTTGTGAACTCGAGGAAACCAATTCTAAACCAATTCGTTGTATGCTTTATCCGGTTTTAATCAGTGCTTCACAACAAGAAATTAAAATTTTTCTTGACCATAAAAATTGCCCGATGGCGCATCGAGTTACAGACGATTTTAATCGCAAAGCCACCAAAATTTATGAATCTATCAAAGACGAAATACCCAAATGGTGGCTTGACTTTGTAGCTGAATACGATGAAGTTACCTACAATTACAGCAAATTAGAAAAATTTAGAGACCAACAGTTTATAGAACTAAGCGAGTTAGAGGCATGTATAAATAAAGAACAGGAAGAATCTTAATTTTTAATTTTTATCCGGGCTGCTGAGGGGTATTAAATTTTCGTAACCGATACGTAAACGTAAGCATTACATAGCGTGTAAGAACATTGGTCCGAATATCGTCCACATAGACATCTGACACAACTCTGGAAACAGCGTTATTTTGTTTTAACACATCAAATACCGTAAGTTTCAGTTCACCGGCGTTATTTTTGAAAAATTGTGTTCCAAAGCCTAAACCAATTAGCCAAAACTGGGGGTTATAGCCCGGAGAAAGCCCAAAATAAGCTGTATGAGCTACTTCCTGACTGAGCACAAAACGTTTCCAAACCAATTCATTTGCACGTAAGCTATTTATAGAAGAAAAATAATTGTTATTTCGGCTCGGCTGAAGCTGGTTCAATGCTATTGTATAAGACGGAGATACCGACAAAGTAAAATCTACTTTTTCAGAAATATTTGAACTCAAAACTCCTCCAGAGGTAATTGTATAGCTGGTAGAAAAATTCTGTTTGGTATTTAGCAAGCCGGGCGTGCGTGTGTATGCCAGCGAAAGATTTAGGTTTAAGTTACATTTAATAGGAATAACCGGTAAAGCATAGGTAAGCATCGAACGGAAAAAACGATATCCGCTTAAATTTTGAGGTAATGATAGCTGCACATTTGGCTGAACTGTTAATCCACGCACTATAGTAGGTTCATTAGAGGAAAAAATAGTCTGGCTTCCAACATAGTTTTGCACTATCCGAAACATTGAAAAGAAGAATAAGCTCTTCGCGGTTTTGGGATTGGTGTAGCCATATCTTGCAACCAGAAAGTGGGTAAATTCCGGCTTTAAATCTCTATTTCCGATAGAAAGCATTACCGGATTAGCGTTATTTAAAAGCTCCTGCATCTGCTGAAATCCCGGTTGGTTGAGCATTGTACGATACACCAAACGAAGATTACTATTCGCTGAAAACTTAATATTTACCATAGCGTTGGGCAAAATGTTATGATAAATCCGCTGGTTCGCATTCTGGTTAGGGAAATCTTGGCGATCACTTAAAACACTCGCTTGGTAGTTTAGGCCAAAAAAGCCGGTGTATTTGGTGTTTTTAAACCGAACTGTACTACCAAAAGTATGCTTATCAAAATTTAAAGAATATGTATTGCTAAGTGTGGTG harbors:
- a CDS encoding SPASM domain-containing protein, whose translation is MRWFELKLFLTHLTFRKAWNYCLLFLSFHLSRVLKRVIHLGNPASIGIEPTNFCNLRCPECPSGLRSFTRPSGMLDPALFQRFIDEVHPNLCYLLLYFQGEPYLNPQFLDLVKYAASQNIITTTSTNGHFLDDTRARETVESGLHRLIISLDGLTQETYQKYRIGGNLEKVLTGIQNVIAWKQKLKSKTPYILLQFIVFRTNEHEIDAVHNLGKKLNVDAVLIKTAQIYDYENGNALIPTQEKYSRYRKLPNGKYQIKNRLENQCWRLWQGMEVTWDGKILPCCFDKDAAYLMGNFPQKTIQEIWRNENYLSFRRTILSGRKNIPMCQNCTEGTKVFE